The following are from one region of the Streptomyces decoyicus genome:
- the mptB gene encoding polyprenol phosphomannose-dependent alpha 1,6 mannosyltransferase MptB — protein sequence MSAAGITVRGEVLLGTLGSVLLGAGGWGSGALPGGVPDGLWGRHGTPLMCVGVALSYAGLVLLIIAWWRLGTRVADGTAAGWRESYTALWCWALPLVPGPLLGSSDAYSYLAQGALAGRGRDVYVLGPAALGGPLAANVPGMWHDTPAPYGPLSVAAARAVVAVTGEQHVVAATVGLRLVALAGLGLMVWALRRLAAASGSGAAGALWAGALNPLVLLHLVGGAHNEALMLGLMTAGLLAFGRGRWAVGTVVLTAAVLVKAPAGVALLCAAAVAVAGRSGAWPRVRQAAGIAGVAVAALVAGVAVCGQGWGWLWTLRTPAEVRTLLSLSTDAGRLLGWLAEGLGWGTAAGAMTAARLAGLLVGLAAVGYWVRCAPEVGAERATGLALLALVASAPVVQPWYVLWAVVPLAAVSWRRLGRSGAKAAMVGLMLVVMPSGHGPTWTSGIAAAVGAAAAVTAVARWAPRERPVRERGAVVPRAAAKAPR from the coding sequence ATGAGCGCGGCAGGGATCACCGTCCGGGGAGAGGTGCTCCTGGGCACGCTGGGCTCCGTGCTGCTGGGCGCGGGCGGGTGGGGATCCGGGGCGCTGCCGGGGGGAGTTCCGGACGGGCTGTGGGGGCGGCACGGCACGCCGCTCATGTGCGTGGGCGTCGCCCTGTCGTACGCCGGGCTGGTGCTGCTGATCATCGCGTGGTGGCGGCTGGGCACGCGCGTCGCGGACGGGACGGCCGCCGGGTGGCGTGAGTCGTACACGGCTCTGTGGTGCTGGGCGTTGCCGCTGGTGCCGGGTCCGTTGCTGGGCAGCAGTGACGCCTACAGCTACCTCGCCCAGGGTGCGCTGGCGGGCCGCGGGCGCGATGTGTACGTGCTGGGCCCGGCGGCGCTGGGCGGGCCGCTCGCGGCCAATGTCCCCGGGATGTGGCACGACACCCCGGCCCCGTACGGACCGCTGTCCGTCGCCGCGGCGCGGGCCGTGGTGGCGGTCACCGGGGAACAGCATGTGGTGGCCGCGACCGTGGGGCTGCGGCTGGTGGCGCTGGCCGGTCTGGGCCTCATGGTGTGGGCGCTGCGCCGGCTGGCCGCCGCGTCGGGCTCCGGCGCGGCCGGGGCGCTGTGGGCCGGGGCGCTCAACCCCTTGGTACTGCTGCATCTGGTGGGCGGGGCGCACAACGAGGCGCTGATGCTCGGGCTGATGACGGCCGGGTTGCTGGCGTTCGGCCGGGGGCGCTGGGCCGTGGGGACCGTCGTACTGACCGCCGCGGTGCTCGTGAAGGCGCCGGCCGGGGTGGCCCTGCTGTGCGCGGCGGCGGTGGCCGTGGCGGGGCGGTCCGGGGCCTGGCCGCGGGTGCGGCAGGCGGCGGGGATCGCCGGGGTGGCCGTCGCCGCACTGGTGGCGGGGGTGGCCGTGTGCGGCCAGGGGTGGGGGTGGCTGTGGACCCTCCGTACGCCTGCCGAAGTGCGCACCCTGCTGTCCCTGAGCACGGACGCGGGCCGGCTGCTGGGGTGGCTCGCCGAGGGGCTGGGGTGGGGCACGGCGGCCGGTGCGATGACGGCCGCGCGGCTGGCCGGGCTGCTGGTGGGCCTGGCCGCGGTGGGCTACTGGGTGCGGTGCGCCCCGGAGGTCGGCGCCGAGCGGGCGACGGGGCTGGCGCTGCTGGCGCTGGTGGCCTCCGCTCCGGTGGTGCAGCCGTGGTACGTGCTGTGGGCGGTGGTGCCGTTGGCGGCGGTGTCCTGGCGACGGCTGGGGCGGAGCGGCGCCAAGGCGGCGATGGTGGGGCTGATGCTGGTGGTGATGCCGTCGGGGCACGGTCCCACCTGGACGAGCGGGATCGCGGCCGCCGTCGGGGCAGCGGCGGCCGTGACGGCGGTGGCGCGGTGGGCGCCTAGGGAGCGGCCGGTGCGGGAGCGGGGCGCCGTCGTCCCGCGCGCAGCAGCCAAAGCGCCCCGGTGA
- a CDS encoding alpha/beta hydrolase, whose protein sequence is MTTYARRTLLLTLSAAAVAGTLAAVSPAARAQASGTTGPALTWGACAEPALARQECAELPVPLDYRDPEGPQLRLAVSRVRSERPGARRGTLLLIPGGPGGSGVPWLGAKGAALGKEMAGAYDLVSFDPRGTGGSTKAGCGLAPADRHLVTLRSWPGPDGGITENVARSRRIAAACGRHGGAVLGSLSTANEVRDIESLRRALGEAKLSAWASSYGTYVGAVYAQKYPQHTDRWVLDSNGDPDPSRVERGWLANTSAGADERFPDFAAWAADPAREDEGLRLAERPQDVRPLVLRLAAKLDRVPKESSTKGVPLTGNRLRQALQNALFSDGFFPQFARLVRQAQDPAARPVLPDALAGPLPDEDAAALMAPLCNDVRWPASVAAYRRAVAADRARHPLTAGMPANVVPCAFWKDAPAQKPTRITADGPSNILMIQNRRDPGTPYFGALKMRQALGGRARLVTLEHGGHGAYLGNGNACGNRTVTAFLTTGRRPQQDTYCAD, encoded by the coding sequence ATGACGACTTACGCCCGCCGCACCCTTCTGCTGACCCTGTCCGCCGCAGCTGTCGCCGGCACCCTGGCCGCTGTCTCCCCGGCGGCCCGTGCCCAGGCCTCCGGCACCACGGGACCCGCCCTCACCTGGGGGGCGTGCGCCGAGCCCGCTCTTGCCCGACAGGAGTGCGCCGAGCTGCCCGTACCGCTCGACTACCGCGATCCGGAGGGGCCGCAGCTCAGACTCGCCGTGTCCCGGGTGCGCAGCGAGCGGCCCGGGGCACGGCGGGGGACGCTGCTGCTGATCCCCGGAGGCCCGGGGGGATCCGGGGTGCCCTGGCTGGGGGCGAAGGGCGCGGCGCTGGGCAAGGAGATGGCCGGCGCGTACGACCTCGTCAGCTTCGATCCGCGGGGGACGGGCGGCAGCACGAAGGCGGGCTGTGGACTCGCCCCGGCCGACCGGCATCTGGTGACCCTGCGGTCGTGGCCGGGGCCGGACGGCGGCATCACGGAGAACGTCGCCCGGTCCCGGCGGATCGCCGCGGCGTGCGGCCGTCATGGCGGTGCCGTGCTGGGGAGCCTGTCCACCGCGAACGAGGTGCGCGACATCGAGAGCCTGCGCCGGGCCCTGGGCGAGGCGAAGCTGTCGGCCTGGGCCAGCTCGTACGGGACGTATGTCGGGGCGGTGTATGCGCAGAAGTACCCGCAGCACACCGACCGCTGGGTGCTGGACAGCAATGGTGACCCCGACCCGTCGCGGGTGGAGCGGGGCTGGCTGGCCAATACGTCGGCGGGCGCGGACGAGCGGTTCCCCGACTTCGCGGCCTGGGCGGCGGACCCGGCCAGGGAGGACGAGGGGCTGCGGCTGGCCGAACGTCCCCAGGACGTCCGGCCGTTGGTCCTCCGGCTGGCGGCGAAACTGGACCGCGTACCGAAGGAGTCCAGCACGAAGGGCGTCCCGCTGACCGGCAACCGGCTGCGCCAGGCGCTCCAGAACGCGCTGTTCAGCGACGGTTTCTTCCCTCAGTTCGCCCGGCTCGTCCGGCAGGCCCAGGACCCGGCCGCCCGGCCGGTGCTGCCCGACGCCCTCGCCGGGCCGCTGCCGGACGAGGACGCGGCGGCCTTGATGGCGCCGCTCTGCAACGACGTGCGCTGGCCGGCGTCGGTCGCCGCGTACCGGCGCGCGGTGGCCGCCGACCGCGCCCGGCATCCGCTCACGGCAGGGATGCCGGCGAACGTCGTGCCCTGCGCCTTCTGGAAGGACGCGCCGGCACAGAAGCCCACGCGGATCACCGCCGACGGACCGTCCAACATCCTGATGATCCAGAACCGGCGGGACCCCGGCACCCCGTACTTCGGCGCCCTGAAGATGCGTCAGGCCCTGGGCGGCCGGGCCCGTCTGGTCACCTTGGAGCACGGCGGCCACGGCGCCTACCTGGGCAACGGCAACGCCTGCGGCAACCGCACCGTCACCGCCTTCCTGACGACGGGCCGGCGCCCGCAGCAGGACACGTACTGCGCCGACTGA
- a CDS encoding PP2C family protein-serine/threonine phosphatase, with the protein MPYLTVTALSHTGLIREHNEDSLVAGPWTLCGTVTENPQTLVFPLGSPVVVAAADGIGGQPGGEVASALTVRQLAALGPSLGSEDAVRDAVNLCNHAVYAAAERDPELTTMGTTVAGVVVQEESLLVFNVGDSRVFDAAAGSLRQVSVDDSPPLSPGRRTTSLVTQALGGAVTFSAVTPHLTTVPLSVGDRYLVCTDGLTDPVPQDVLDELLRLHTGGRAAFELWKSAIESGGPDNITLALITVGE; encoded by the coding sequence ATGCCGTACCTCACCGTGACCGCCCTGAGCCACACCGGACTGATCCGCGAGCACAACGAGGACAGCCTGGTGGCCGGCCCCTGGACCCTCTGCGGCACGGTGACCGAGAACCCGCAGACCCTGGTGTTCCCGCTCGGCAGCCCGGTGGTCGTCGCGGCCGCCGACGGTATCGGGGGGCAGCCGGGCGGGGAGGTGGCCAGCGCGCTGACCGTCCGGCAACTGGCCGCGCTCGGTCCCTCACTGGGCAGCGAGGACGCCGTCCGGGATGCCGTGAACCTCTGCAACCACGCGGTGTACGCGGCCGCCGAACGGGACCCGGAGCTGACCACCATGGGCACCACGGTCGCCGGCGTGGTCGTGCAGGAGGAGTCCCTGCTGGTGTTCAACGTCGGTGACAGCCGGGTGTTCGACGCGGCCGCGGGCAGTCTGCGGCAGGTGAGCGTGGACGACAGCCCGCCGCTGTCGCCGGGGCGGCGCACCACCTCGCTCGTCACCCAGGCGCTCGGCGGCGCGGTGACGTTCAGCGCCGTCACCCCGCACCTGACGACCGTGCCGCTCTCCGTGGGCGACCGCTACCTGGTGTGCACCGACGGTCTGACCGACCCCGTCCCGCAGGACGTGCTCGACGAACTGCTACGGCTGCACACCGGCGGCCGGGCCGCCTTCGAGCTGTGGAAGTCGGCGATCGAGTCGGGCGGCCCCGACAACATCACGCTGGCGCTGATCACCGTCGGGGAGTAG
- a CDS encoding site-2 protease family protein → MNGSVRVGHVVGVPLRMHWSVPLLVGLFAYGLGHQGLPVWTPGRSDAVYAVAGVAGAALLMGSLLLHETAHAATARRRQISVQDVTLWALGGTTRMGRPQTAAAAFAVAVSGPLISLLIGGVALGAGIGLHEVSGWAVPAVVLAWLGWANLFLGVFNLLPAVPLDGGRVVQAVLWWRTGDRDRADLAASRGGQIMGMLLVAAGWISVLRGAPGGLWIVFIGLFVMIVAGAERRRAALHTALRGIPVSDAMSSPVVSGADWLTVQRFIDEVAVHSRHSALPLLDFDGRPSGLVQIRRLATVPGPGRETMRVREVAMPLSQCAVAAPDELLSEALDRVSLRTGARILVVDAGHLVGIVTGKDIGRLMRRNTLSGKQSG, encoded by the coding sequence ATGAACGGCTCGGTCCGTGTCGGACATGTGGTCGGGGTGCCGCTGCGCATGCACTGGAGCGTGCCGCTGCTGGTGGGCCTGTTCGCGTACGGACTCGGCCACCAGGGCCTTCCGGTCTGGACGCCGGGCCGCTCGGACGCCGTGTACGCGGTCGCCGGTGTCGCCGGGGCCGCGCTGCTCATGGGCAGCCTGCTGCTGCACGAGACGGCACATGCCGCGACCGCCCGGCGGAGGCAGATCTCGGTCCAGGACGTGACGCTGTGGGCGCTGGGCGGTACGACCCGGATGGGGCGGCCGCAGACCGCGGCGGCGGCTTTCGCGGTGGCCGTCAGCGGGCCGCTCATCAGCCTGCTCATCGGTGGTGTGGCGCTCGGGGCCGGGATCGGGCTGCACGAGGTGTCCGGCTGGGCGGTGCCGGCCGTCGTCCTGGCCTGGCTGGGCTGGGCGAACCTCTTCCTGGGCGTCTTCAATCTGCTGCCCGCCGTGCCGCTGGACGGCGGGCGGGTGGTGCAGGCGGTGCTGTGGTGGCGCACGGGGGACCGGGACCGCGCGGACCTGGCGGCCTCGCGGGGCGGCCAGATCATGGGGATGCTCCTGGTGGCCGCCGGCTGGATCTCCGTGCTCCGCGGGGCGCCGGGCGGGCTGTGGATCGTCTTCATCGGTCTCTTCGTCATGATCGTGGCGGGGGCGGAGCGGCGCCGTGCCGCCCTGCACACCGCGCTGCGCGGGATACCGGTCTCCGATGCCATGTCCAGCCCGGTGGTGAGCGGCGCCGACTGGCTGACCGTCCAGCGCTTCATCGACGAGGTGGCCGTGCACTCCCGCCACTCCGCGCTGCCGCTGCTCGACTTCGACGGCCGCCCCAGCGGTCTCGTGCAGATCCGCCGGCTCGCGACGGTCCCCGGTCCGGGCCGGGAGACGATGCGGGTGCGCGAGGTGGCCATGCCGCTGTCCCAGTGCGCGGTCGCCGCTCCGGACGAGCTGCTGAGCGAGGCTCTCGACCGGGTCAGCCTGCGCACCGGCGCGCGCATCCTCGTCGTGGACGCGGGGCATCTGGTCGGGATCGTCACGGGGAAGGACATCGGCCGGCTGATGCGGCGGAACACCCTGAGCGGCAAGCAGTCCGGCTGA
- a CDS encoding SET domain-containing protein has translation MLLGSGAAHAVTLPGESLLSAAVGADVGTVAGMVSGVICNNRLADFNYKSPVFKSPHPCINGPVHSGNSLNSGNFLNHGNPNNSGNIANTNGSTNSANSVSGASSNSSNNIQRILGGLLH, from the coding sequence ATGCTGCTCGGCAGCGGAGCGGCCCATGCGGTGACCCTGCCGGGCGAGTCCCTGCTCTCGGCGGCGGTGGGCGCGGACGTCGGCACGGTGGCCGGCATGGTCTCCGGGGTGATCTGCAACAACCGTCTCGCCGACTTCAACTACAAGTCACCGGTCTTCAAGTCGCCGCACCCCTGCATCAACGGGCCGGTACACAGCGGCAACAGCCTGAACAGCGGCAACTTCCTCAACCACGGAAACCCGAACAACAGCGGCAACATCGCCAACACCAACGGGTCCACCAACAGCGCCAACTCGGTCAGCGGCGCTTCGTCGAACAGCAGCAACAACATTCAGCGCATCCTCGGAGGCCTCCTCCACTGA
- a CDS encoding transglycosylase family protein has translation MPSPLAKRSVETLLSVLLVLLSVVGPAGPSAAAAGPAAASPGPDWERIAACESNGRWHINTGNGYHGGLQIDLATWRAYGGHRYAPRADLATRAEQIAIGKRIVRDRGLSAWPNCARTATSGSGGSSAGSASGSGDTSATAARQSASSAPDPQQARTTRGRTSTAGAAARTYVVQPGDCLSVIAERTHAPGGTPALYEMNKDALDQGPDHIYPGQRLRLRA, from the coding sequence ATGCCGTCGCCCCTCGCCAAACGGTCCGTCGAAACGCTGCTGTCCGTGCTGCTGGTCCTCCTGAGCGTCGTCGGCCCGGCCGGCCCGAGCGCCGCGGCCGCCGGGCCGGCCGCTGCATCGCCGGGACCAGACTGGGAGCGCATCGCCGCCTGCGAGAGCAACGGCCGCTGGCACATCAACACCGGCAACGGCTACCACGGCGGTCTCCAGATCGACCTCGCCACCTGGCGCGCCTACGGCGGCCACCGCTACGCCCCGCGTGCCGACCTCGCCACCCGCGCCGAGCAGATCGCCATCGGCAAGCGCATCGTCCGGGACCGCGGCCTGTCCGCCTGGCCCAACTGCGCCCGCACGGCCACGAGCGGCTCCGGCGGCTCCAGCGCCGGCTCCGCGAGCGGCTCCGGCGACACCTCCGCCACGGCCGCCCGGCAGTCCGCCTCGTCCGCCCCCGACCCGCAACAGGCCCGCACCACGCGCGGCCGCACCTCCACTGCCGGCGCCGCCGCCCGCACCTATGTCGTCCAGCCCGGCGACTGCCTCTCCGTCATCGCCGAACGCACCCATGCCCCGGGCGGCACCCCGGCCCTGTACGAGATGAACAAGGACGCACTAGACCAGGGACCGGACCACATCTACCCGGGGCAGCGGCTCCGGCTGCGGGCGTGA
- a CDS encoding 4'-phosphopantetheinyl transferase family protein produces METNAALLELCPEPLDQGVPDHRQHSGQARRGPLAAAPAAAHDHPDVLSTPVPIFIVPLGSTPPGGAGTGLSPDDCRRLNGHSRATLDATSRSLLLARLPDRVSAAMAAATHWQLYGTRGLLVVACGDDARQMGFSVESVRPETSPPHTPYEVLTAHESRIAADCPAAERERLVTRFWVRKDAALQAVGRGLSLAPERIEAGFPADRGTVTVPGPYGIEVPVFVRNFTFSPSYEFAVATPEPLALTPSFAYSVT; encoded by the coding sequence GTGGAAACGAACGCCGCTCTTCTCGAACTCTGTCCGGAGCCCCTTGACCAGGGGGTTCCTGACCACCGGCAGCACTCCGGCCAGGCTCGCCGGGGGCCGCTGGCCGCTGCGCCCGCAGCTGCTCACGATCACCCGGACGTCCTGTCCACACCCGTCCCGATATTCATCGTCCCCTTAGGATCCACCCCTCCCGGCGGCGCCGGAACGGGGCTGTCCCCCGACGACTGCCGGCGGCTCAACGGCCACTCCAGAGCCACGCTCGACGCCACGTCCCGCAGCCTGCTGCTGGCCCGGCTCCCCGACCGGGTGAGCGCCGCGATGGCCGCCGCCACCCACTGGCAGCTGTACGGCACCCGCGGCCTGCTGGTCGTGGCCTGCGGCGACGACGCCCGCCAGATGGGCTTCTCGGTGGAATCCGTCCGCCCCGAAACGTCCCCGCCGCACACCCCGTACGAGGTGCTGACGGCCCATGAATCACGGATCGCGGCGGACTGCCCGGCCGCCGAGCGGGAACGCCTCGTCACCCGTTTCTGGGTCCGCAAGGACGCCGCCCTCCAGGCCGTCGGCCGTGGCCTGTCCCTCGCTCCCGAACGCATCGAGGCCGGTTTCCCCGCCGACCGCGGCACGGTCACCGTCCCCGGGCCCTATGGCATCGAAGTGCCCGTCTTCGTGCGGAACTTCACTTTCTCCCCCTCCTACGAGTTCGCCGTCGCCACCCCGGAACCCCTTGCCCTCACCCCGTCTTTCGCCTATTCGGTCACGTAG
- a CDS encoding sensor histidine kinase, whose translation MGGPRVMGGDIPAWQAVLPVLVLCAATALRSTLPPVAVAVGTLTVTVETTSSGGLGPLLVYTDLLYAAALYGAPWLCRVLQVGTIAATLATTVFLVLTGDRSEGVTTGVIVALLLISPVWTGVLIRNHKERADAERQRAAQINRLAELDRKTVLQTERTRMARELHDLVANHLSAIAIHSSAVLSLTEAKGEKDRAAEEDPVLRALAVIRENSVQGLAEMRRMVVLLRSDRGVDDDWDRPQLNALGALVDQARPAADAAALTLHTEFPESFPEVSSVIEVTAYRIVQEALTNVLKHASAGRVRIRCEAGAEQLTISVDSPLTRPDGRARQRPVEQLTTGAGAGLAGMSERAALVGGIFDAGPDRTAPGRWRVRAVLPLTQNS comes from the coding sequence GTGGGCGGCCCACGGGTCATGGGGGGCGATATCCCCGCCTGGCAGGCCGTCCTGCCGGTCCTCGTGCTGTGTGCCGCGACCGCGCTGCGCAGCACCCTGCCGCCGGTCGCCGTCGCCGTCGGCACCCTCACCGTGACCGTGGAGACGACCTCCAGCGGCGGCCTGGGCCCCCTCCTCGTCTATACGGACCTGCTCTACGCGGCAGCGCTGTACGGAGCCCCGTGGCTGTGCCGGGTGCTTCAGGTCGGGACCATCGCGGCCACCCTCGCCACCACCGTCTTCCTCGTCCTCACCGGCGACCGCTCGGAGGGGGTGACGACCGGTGTCATCGTCGCGCTGCTGCTCATCTCCCCGGTGTGGACCGGGGTGTTGATCCGCAACCACAAGGAGCGGGCCGATGCCGAGCGGCAGCGAGCCGCGCAGATCAACCGGCTGGCGGAGCTGGACCGCAAGACCGTGCTCCAGACCGAGCGCACCCGTATGGCCCGTGAGCTGCACGACCTGGTGGCCAACCACCTCAGCGCCATCGCCATCCACTCCAGCGCCGTGCTCTCCCTGACCGAGGCGAAAGGGGAGAAGGACAGGGCGGCCGAGGAGGACCCGGTGCTGCGGGCGCTCGCCGTGATACGCGAGAACAGTGTGCAAGGACTGGCCGAAATGCGGCGGATGGTGGTGCTGTTGCGGTCCGACCGGGGGGTGGACGACGACTGGGACCGGCCCCAGCTGAACGCGCTGGGGGCACTGGTCGATCAGGCCCGCCCGGCCGCCGACGCGGCGGCGCTGACCCTGCACACCGAGTTCCCCGAGAGCTTCCCCGAAGTGTCCTCGGTGATCGAGGTGACGGCGTACCGCATCGTGCAGGAGGCGCTGACCAACGTCCTCAAGCATGCCTCGGCGGGGCGGGTGCGGATCCGCTGCGAGGCCGGCGCCGAGCAGCTGACCATCTCGGTCGACAGCCCGCTGACCCGCCCCGACGGCCGGGCCCGGCAGCGCCCCGTGGAGCAGCTGACCACCGGGGCGGGCGCCGGGCTCGCCGGGATGTCCGAACGGGCCGCCCTGGTCGGCGGCATCTTCGACGCGGGACCCGACCGCACCGCCCCCGGGCGCTGGCGGGTGCGGGCCGTGCTCCCGCTGACCCAGAACTCCTGA
- a CDS encoding response regulator, with translation MGRPEGIRVLVADDQAAVRSGLVLVLQTDPGITVVGEAGDGATAVRMAAELRPDVVLMDVQMPQLNGVAATRRIVERGLAEVLVLTTFDLNEYIFGALRAGAGGFILKNAEPAVLVSAVREVAYGDGFLTPAIARRLITEFAGRPPATGPTLPDGATQALDTLTKRELEVLACIARGLANSAIAETLNLAEGTVKTHTSRILSKLHLRSRVQAAILAQQHGIALRG, from the coding sequence GTGGGCAGGCCCGAGGGCATACGGGTGCTGGTGGCCGACGACCAGGCCGCCGTACGGTCCGGGCTGGTCCTGGTGTTGCAGACCGACCCGGGCATCACGGTGGTCGGTGAGGCCGGTGACGGTGCCACGGCGGTCCGGATGGCCGCCGAACTGCGGCCCGATGTCGTGCTGATGGACGTACAGATGCCGCAGCTCAACGGGGTCGCCGCGACCCGCAGGATCGTGGAGCGCGGGCTCGCGGAGGTGCTGGTGCTGACCACCTTCGACCTCAACGAGTACATCTTCGGGGCGCTGCGGGCCGGCGCCGGCGGCTTCATCCTCAAGAACGCGGAACCGGCCGTACTGGTCAGCGCGGTACGGGAGGTGGCGTACGGGGACGGGTTCCTCACCCCGGCCATCGCCCGGCGGCTGATCACCGAATTCGCCGGGCGGCCGCCGGCGACCGGCCCCACGCTGCCGGACGGCGCCACACAGGCCCTCGACACCCTCACCAAAAGGGAGTTGGAGGTGCTGGCCTGTATCGCCCGCGGGCTGGCCAACAGCGCCATCGCCGAGACCCTCAACCTCGCGGAGGGCACCGTGAAGACGCACACCAGCCGCATTCTGTCGAAGCTGCATCTGCGCAGCCGGGTGCAGGCCGCGATTCTGGCGCAGCAGCACGGGATCGCCCTGCGGGGCTGA